In one window of Lampris incognitus isolate fLamInc1 chromosome 3, fLamInc1.hap2, whole genome shotgun sequence DNA:
- the LOC130110010 gene encoding histone H1-like, with amino-acid sequence MAEVAPAPAAAAAPAKAAKKKAPRPKKSGPSVAELIVKAVSASKERSGVSLAALKKTLAAGGYDVEKNKARVKVAVKSLVTKGALVQVKGTGASGSFKINKKAEDAKKPAKKAVKAKKAVAKKPAAAKKAAAKKPAAAKKSPKKAKKPAAAKKPKSPKKAAKSPKKAVKKPATPKKTAAKKAAKPKTAKPKAAKPKKAAAKKK; translated from the coding sequence ATGGCAGAAGTCGCTCCCGCACCGGCAGCCGCCGCCGCTCCGGCGAAAGCTGCCAAGAAGAAAGCCCCCCGCCCCAAGAAGAGTGGCCCCAGCGTCGCGGAGCTCATCGTCAAAGCCGTGTCGGCCTCCAAGGAGAGAAGCGGCGTGTCTTTGGCAGCGCTGAAGAAGACTCTGGCTGCCGGCGGCTACGACGTGGAGAAGAACAAGGCCCGCGTCAAAGTGGCCGTCAAGAGCCTGGTAACCAAGGGCGCTCTGGTGCAGGTCAAAGGAACCGGCGCCTCGGGCTCCTTCAAAATCAATAAGAAAGCGGAAGACGCCAAGAAACCCGCCAAGAAAGCGGTAAAAGCAAAGAAAGCTGTGGCCAAGAAACCCGCAGCCGCCAAGAAGGCGGCAGCTAAGAAACCCGCAGCCGCCAAGAAGTCCCCGAAGAAGGCCAAGAAACCTGCGGCAGCCAAGAAGCCCAAGAGCCCTAAGAAGGCCGCCAAAAGCCCCAAGAAGGCGGTCAAAAAGCCCGCCACCCCCAAGAAGACCGCAGCTAAGAAGGCTGCTAAGCCCAAGACGGCCAAGCCGAAGGCGGCCAAGCCAAAGAAGGCGGCCGCCAAGAAGAAGTAG